A DNA window from Stenotrophomonas sp. 57 contains the following coding sequences:
- a CDS encoding arylesterase, whose translation MRKTGWSRQAGAMMVLLLALLLLPGLACAKGPAGTVLVLGDSLSAAHNIPADAGWVSLLQQRVRQQSKTPPRIVNASMSGETTAGALTRLPGLLAKEKPTVVVIALGGNDALRGLTPAQVQGNLEKMVQASQKAGAKVLLLGIDVPPNYGPAYRQRLAAAYRALATQYKVPLLPFLLEGVALQPGMMQADGLHPTAQAQPKVLDNVWPLLRPLL comes from the coding sequence ATGCGCAAGACGGGATGGAGCCGGCAAGCCGGCGCGATGATGGTGCTGCTGCTAGCGTTGCTGCTGCTGCCGGGGCTGGCCTGTGCCAAAGGTCCGGCCGGTACCGTGCTGGTGCTCGGCGACAGCCTCAGTGCTGCCCACAATATCCCCGCCGACGCCGGCTGGGTCAGCCTGCTGCAGCAGCGGGTCAGGCAGCAGTCGAAAACCCCACCGCGTATCGTCAACGCCAGCATGAGCGGCGAGACCACCGCTGGCGCGCTGACGCGACTGCCAGGGTTGCTGGCGAAAGAGAAGCCGACGGTGGTGGTGATCGCGCTGGGGGGCAACGACGCGCTGCGTGGACTGACCCCGGCCCAGGTGCAGGGCAACCTGGAGAAAATGGTGCAGGCCAGCCAGAAGGCCGGCGCAAAGGTGCTGTTGCTGGGCATCGACGTGCCGCCCAACTACGGGCCGGCCTACCGGCAGCGCCTGGCGGCGGCCTACAGGGCGCTGGCCACGCAGTACAAGGTGCCGCTGCTGCCGTTCCTGCTGGAGGGCGTGGCCCTGCAGCCGGGCATGATGCAGGCCGATGGCCTGCACCCCACGGCACAGGCGCAGCCGAAGGTGCTGGACAACGTCTGGCCGCTGCTCAGGCCGCTGCTCTGA
- a CDS encoding Hemin transport protein, with protein MSRALSARRNDSIAAPHRAVWPTPAQLATLGTVLCLYHADGNELGGWRQAVRVHACQGVDSEGLRESLCFLDGRGRCVWRLYLLPDSDFLAWDRLVASLPPGPQHDSDGSVGERLWRRLAGHLGGQRWRLCALRLHAADDGRTLAASLSTLSSLGAVTARRIARLEGAEGELAIDDCCCADAARRPAPRIPGDLPLIRL; from the coding sequence ATGAGCCGAGCACTGTCCGCACGCAGGAATGACTCCATCGCCGCGCCACACCGCGCGGTCTGGCCGACCCCGGCACAGCTGGCCACGCTTGGCACCGTGTTGTGTCTCTACCACGCCGACGGCAACGAGCTTGGCGGCTGGCGACAGGCGGTGCGCGTGCATGCCTGCCAGGGCGTGGACAGCGAGGGGCTGCGCGAAAGCCTGTGCTTCCTCGATGGCCGTGGCCGCTGCGTGTGGCGCCTGTACCTGCTGCCGGACAGCGATTTCCTGGCCTGGGACCGGCTGGTGGCCTCGCTGCCGCCGGGCCCGCAGCACGACAGCGACGGCAGCGTCGGTGAACGCCTGTGGCGACGCCTGGCCGGTCACCTCGGCGGCCAGCGCTGGCGCCTGTGCGCGCTGCGCCTGCACGCCGCCGACGATGGCCGCACCCTGGCCGCCAGCCTGTCGACGCTGTCGTCGCTGGGCGCGGTCACCGCACGCCGCATCGCCCGCCTGGAAGGCGCCGAGGGCGAGCTGGCCATCGATGACTGCTGCTGTGCCGACGCAGCGCGCCGGCCGGCCCCCCGGATTCCAGGCGACCTGCCGCTGATCCGACTCTGA
- a CDS encoding nucleoside transporter C-terminal domain-containing protein, giving the protein MVEGLGRIGFGLFGLAVLIGITWLFSNNKRAVDWKLVATGITLQIAFAALVILVPGGRDVFDALGHGFVKVLSFVNEGSGFIFGSLMDTKNYGFIFAFQVLPTIIFFSALMGVMYHLNIMQAIVRVMAWAITKVMRVSGAETTSVCASVFIGQTEAPLTVRPYIAKMTQSELLTMMIGGMAHIAGGVLAAYVGMLGGGDPVQQAFYAKHLLAASIMAAPATLVVAKLLIPETGTPLTRGTVKMEVEKTSSNIIDAAAAGAGDGLKLALNIGAMLLAFIALIALLNAPLTWIGDVTGLAAMIGKPTNLSTIFGYVLAPIAWVIGTPWADATTVGSLIGQKVVINEFVAYTELSQIVNGQVAGVSLSDEGRLIATYALCGFANFSSIAIQIGGIGGLAPERRHDLAKFGLRAVLGGTIATFMTATIAGVLTHFS; this is encoded by the coding sequence ATGGTCGAAGGTTTGGGCAGGATCGGCTTCGGCCTGTTCGGGTTGGCGGTGCTGATCGGCATCACCTGGTTGTTTTCCAACAACAAGCGCGCGGTGGACTGGAAGCTGGTTGCCACTGGTATCACCCTGCAGATCGCCTTTGCGGCGCTGGTGATCCTGGTGCCGGGCGGGCGCGACGTGTTCGACGCGCTGGGCCACGGTTTCGTCAAGGTGCTGAGCTTCGTCAACGAGGGCTCGGGGTTCATCTTCGGCTCGCTGATGGACACCAAGAACTACGGCTTCATCTTCGCCTTCCAGGTGCTGCCGACCATCATCTTCTTCTCGGCGCTGATGGGCGTGATGTACCACCTCAACATCATGCAGGCGATCGTGCGCGTGATGGCGTGGGCGATCACCAAGGTGATGCGCGTGTCCGGTGCGGAAACCACCAGTGTCTGCGCCAGCGTCTTCATCGGCCAGACCGAGGCGCCGCTGACCGTGCGCCCGTACATCGCCAAGATGACCCAGTCCGAACTGCTGACCATGATGATCGGCGGCATGGCGCACATCGCCGGCGGCGTGCTGGCGGCCTACGTGGGCATGCTCGGCGGCGGCGACCCGGTGCAGCAGGCGTTCTACGCCAAGCACCTGCTGGCAGCCAGCATCATGGCCGCGCCGGCCACCCTGGTCGTGGCCAAGCTGCTGATTCCGGAAACCGGCACCCCGCTCACCCGCGGCACGGTAAAGATGGAAGTGGAGAAGACCTCCAGCAACATCATCGACGCGGCTGCCGCCGGCGCCGGTGACGGCCTGAAGCTGGCGCTGAACATCGGCGCGATGCTGCTGGCCTTCATCGCCCTGATTGCGCTGCTGAACGCCCCGCTGACCTGGATCGGTGATGTCACCGGCCTGGCCGCGATGATCGGCAAGCCGACCAACCTGTCGACCATCTTCGGTTACGTGCTGGCCCCGATCGCCTGGGTGATCGGCACCCCGTGGGCCGATGCCACCACCGTCGGTTCGCTGATCGGCCAGAAGGTCGTGATCAACGAATTCGTGGCCTACACCGAGCTGTCGCAGATCGTGAACGGCCAGGTGGCGGGCGTCAGCCTGTCCGATGAAGGCCGCCTGATCGCCACCTACGCGCTGTGCGGCTTCGCCAACTTCAGCTCGATCGCGATCCAGATCGGCGGCATCGGTGGCCTGGCCCCGGAACGTCGCCACGACCTGGCCAAGTTCGGCCTGCGCGCGGTGCTGGGCGGTACCATTGCCACCTTCATGACGGCGACCATCGCCGGCGTGCTGACGCACTTCAGTTGA
- a CDS encoding response regulator transcription factor, which produces MRQTKETSGLVLVVEDNRNISEMIGEYLEGRGFEVDYAQDGLDGYRLAAENSYDVVVLDLMLPRLDGIEVCRRLRNDARKSTPVLMLTARDTLDDKLTGLGFGADDYLTKPFAIQELEARLRALIRRERRQVGSEVLKVADLVLDPVSMRATRAGTELQLSPIGLRLLTILMRESPRVVTRQEIEREIWGNGLPDSDTLRSHLYNLRKIIDKPFDRPLLHTVQSAGYRIADIAQPMA; this is translated from the coding sequence ATGCGTCAGACGAAGGAGACCTCCGGCTTGGTGCTGGTGGTCGAAGACAACCGCAACATCTCCGAGATGATCGGGGAATACCTGGAAGGTCGCGGCTTTGAAGTCGACTATGCACAGGACGGCCTGGATGGCTACCGCCTTGCGGCGGAGAACAGCTATGACGTCGTGGTGCTCGATCTCATGTTGCCGCGCCTGGATGGCATCGAAGTGTGCCGTCGCCTGCGCAATGATGCGCGCAAGTCCACCCCGGTGCTGATGCTCACGGCCCGCGACACGCTGGACGACAAGCTCACCGGCCTGGGGTTCGGTGCCGATGACTACCTGACCAAGCCGTTCGCGATCCAGGAGCTGGAAGCCCGCCTGCGCGCGCTGATCCGTCGCGAACGTCGCCAGGTCGGTTCGGAAGTGCTGAAGGTGGCCGATCTGGTGCTCGACCCGGTCAGCATGCGTGCCACCCGTGCCGGCACCGAGCTGCAGCTTTCGCCGATCGGTCTGCGCCTGCTGACCATCCTGATGCGCGAATCGCCGCGCGTGGTCACCCGCCAGGAGATCGAGCGCGAGATCTGGGGCAATGGCCTGCCGGATTCGGACACGCTGCGCAGCCACCTGTACAACCTGCGCAAGATCATCGACAAGCCGTTCGACCGTCCGCTGCTGCATACCGTGCAGAGCGCCGGCTACCGCATTGCCGACATTGCCCAGCCGATGGCCTGA
- a CDS encoding hemin uptake protein HemP → MNAQPVLLRPETLTLRDRPVRVVPPEEVIDSEALLKGRREILIQHGDRFYRLRHTSNDKLILTK, encoded by the coding sequence ATGAATGCTCAACCTGTACTGCTGCGCCCCGAAACGCTGACCCTTCGCGATCGCCCGGTCCGTGTCGTTCCGCCGGAAGAGGTCATCGACAGCGAAGCCCTGCTCAAGGGCCGTCGTGAAATCCTGATCCAGCACGGCGACCGCTTCTATCGCCTGCGGCACACCAGCAACGACAAGCTGATCCTGACCAAGTAA
- a CDS encoding FtsX-like permease family protein, which produces MNVLRHAWRALRREALAGDLLTVFAALVLGVAVMTAVGTLVNRVNLALTGSAAEMLGGDLGIAGRDDPSQAFAEEAQRRGLAHTRIASFGSVLFHGEASQMASIKAVQAGYPLRGTLRVRATPGGALIANAGMPPKGQAYADPRLLQGLGLKAGDDLEFGAGTLRIAGIIEAEPDTGGDLLTLSPTLLVNRADVEGTGLLGPGSRINYRLMFAGPPAQVASLREWLLPQVKGLRLLSVDDTQRGVRQAFDLAGRFLGLSALLAVLLAGVATALAANRFALRRIDQVAILRCLGARQRDILLGLALQLLMLAVPACALGIGLGMAAQEGLVQVLGSLVPQRLPLPEAMPALTGAGIGLLLLFGFGLPPLLRLRGVPPMRVLNRSFASLPPASLLAYVAALGASLLLAVQVTGDLKLALWVLGGLAALAVAAGVVGFVLLQLLRGLQHRLHGNWRLGLAALTRRRMLAVMQLVGLSLSLCALLLLAVTGPGLLQQWRERLPADTPNYFLINIQPEQRDSVLATLRGLGANDASIEPMATGRLIAINGKPPLRVDREPGQDGQPAQGGQRDDDDENRPLNFSWRSTFPPANTLVNGTFWKADSTAPEASVEIGWAKRYGVYPGDRITIAVGEQEREFAVTSVRKADWNTFRPNFFVLLNPNAVGDTPHNLLSAFHLPAGKAAGLGELVRAQPNLSLLDVDAVISQVRDVMERVAQAVQLVMVFSLLAGVLVLLAAVQATAGERRYDSAVLRTLGATRRQLRGAVLVEFGALGTLAALLAVGAAAAIGVAVSQKVFELPLLPPWPGLLLGGVAGIGLSLLAGWWGTRRILHTSPALALREA; this is translated from the coding sequence ATGAACGTGCTGCGGCACGCGTGGCGCGCGTTGCGCCGCGAGGCCCTGGCCGGCGACCTGCTGACCGTGTTCGCTGCGCTGGTACTGGGCGTGGCGGTGATGACCGCAGTCGGCACTCTGGTGAACCGGGTCAACCTGGCGCTGACCGGTAGCGCGGCGGAGATGCTCGGCGGCGACCTCGGCATTGCCGGGCGCGATGATCCGTCCCAGGCATTCGCAGAGGAAGCGCAACGCCGTGGACTGGCCCACACCCGCATCGCCAGCTTCGGCAGCGTGCTGTTCCATGGCGAGGCCAGCCAGATGGCCAGCATCAAGGCGGTGCAGGCCGGCTACCCGCTGCGCGGCACGCTGCGGGTGCGCGCCACGCCCGGGGGTGCCCTGATCGCCAACGCCGGCATGCCCCCCAAGGGCCAGGCCTATGCCGACCCGCGCCTGCTGCAGGGGCTGGGACTGAAGGCCGGTGATGATCTCGAGTTCGGCGCTGGCACGCTGCGCATCGCCGGCATCATCGAGGCCGAACCGGATACCGGCGGCGACCTGCTGACGCTGTCCCCCACCCTGCTGGTCAACCGCGCCGATGTGGAAGGCACGGGACTGCTTGGCCCCGGCAGCCGCATCAACTACCGGCTGATGTTTGCAGGACCGCCCGCGCAGGTCGCGTCCCTGCGTGAGTGGCTGCTCCCACAAGTGAAGGGCCTGCGCCTGCTGAGCGTCGATGACACCCAGCGCGGCGTGCGCCAGGCCTTCGATCTGGCAGGGCGCTTCCTCGGCCTGAGCGCGCTGCTGGCGGTGCTGCTGGCGGGCGTGGCCACCGCATTGGCGGCCAACCGTTTCGCCCTGCGCCGTATCGACCAGGTGGCGATCCTGCGCTGCCTCGGTGCGCGCCAGCGCGACATCCTGCTTGGCCTGGCACTGCAGTTGCTGATGCTGGCGGTGCCGGCCTGCGCGCTTGGCATCGGCCTGGGCATGGCCGCGCAGGAAGGGCTGGTGCAGGTGCTGGGCAGCCTGGTGCCGCAGCGCCTGCCGCTGCCGGAAGCGATGCCGGCGCTGACCGGTGCCGGCATCGGCCTGTTGCTGCTGTTCGGCTTCGGCCTGCCACCGCTGCTGCGCCTGCGCGGGGTGCCGCCGATGCGCGTGCTCAACCGTTCCTTCGCCTCCCTGCCGCCGGCCTCGCTGCTGGCCTATGTGGCCGCGCTGGGGGCGAGCCTGTTGCTGGCGGTGCAGGTCACCGGTGACCTCAAGCTGGCGCTGTGGGTGCTGGGTGGTCTGGCCGCGCTGGCAGTGGCGGCCGGGGTGGTCGGCTTCGTGCTGCTGCAGTTGCTGCGCGGCCTGCAGCATCGCCTGCATGGCAACTGGCGACTGGGCCTGGCCGCACTGACCCGGCGCCGCATGCTGGCGGTGATGCAGCTGGTCGGGCTGTCGCTGTCGCTGTGCGCGCTGTTGCTGCTGGCTGTGACCGGCCCCGGCCTGCTGCAGCAGTGGCGCGAGCGGCTGCCCGCGGACACGCCGAACTACTTCCTGATCAACATCCAGCCCGAACAGCGCGACAGTGTGCTGGCAACGCTGCGCGGGCTGGGTGCCAACGACGCCAGCATCGAACCGATGGCCACCGGGCGCCTGATCGCCATCAACGGCAAGCCGCCGCTGCGCGTGGACCGCGAGCCGGGTCAGGACGGGCAACCGGCTCAGGGCGGCCAGCGCGACGACGATGACGAGAACCGGCCACTGAATTTCAGCTGGCGCAGCACGTTCCCGCCGGCCAATACGCTGGTCAATGGCACGTTCTGGAAAGCCGACAGCACCGCACCGGAAGCCTCGGTGGAGATCGGCTGGGCCAAGCGCTACGGCGTGTACCCCGGCGACCGCATCACCATTGCGGTGGGCGAGCAGGAGCGCGAATTCGCCGTCACCAGCGTGCGCAAGGCGGACTGGAACACCTTCCGTCCCAACTTCTTCGTGCTGTTGAACCCGAATGCCGTGGGCGACACCCCGCACAACCTACTGTCGGCATTCCACCTGCCGGCCGGCAAGGCGGCCGGGCTGGGCGAGCTGGTGCGTGCGCAACCGAACCTGTCGCTGCTGGACGTGGATGCGGTGATCTCGCAGGTGCGCGATGTGATGGAGCGGGTGGCGCAGGCGGTGCAGCTGGTGATGGTGTTCAGCCTGCTGGCCGGTGTGCTGGTGCTGCTGGCCGCGGTGCAGGCCACGGCCGGCGAGCGCCGCTACGACAGCGCGGTGCTGCGCACGCTGGGCGCGACCCGTCGCCAGCTGCGCGGTGCGGTGCTGGTTGAGTTTGGTGCACTGGGCACGCTGGCCGCGTTGCTTGCGGTGGGTGCAGCCGCCGCCATCGGCGTGGCGGTCTCGCAGAAGGTGTTCGAGCTGCCGTTGCTGCCACCCTGGCCGGGACTGCTGCTGGGCGGCGTGGCCGGCATCGGATTGAGCCTGCTGGCCGGCTGGTGGGGCACGCGGCGCATCCTGCACACCTCGCCGGCCCTTGCCCTGCGCGAGGCCTGA
- a CDS encoding ATP-binding cassette domain-containing protein, with protein MQGPEGEVHILDNITLTVHEGTSVAIVGASGSGKTTLLGLLAGLDLPSRGRISLAGHDLGNLDEETRAQLRARAVGFVFQSFHLLPALTAAENVALPLELAGREDRVRVEEVLAQVGLSHRARHYPRQLSGGEQQRVALARAFVTRPRILFADEPTGSLDHATGQHISDLLFELNAGSGTTLVLVTHDLRLAQRCQYIHRIDDGRLLPVERGAQA; from the coding sequence GTGCAGGGCCCGGAGGGTGAAGTCCACATACTGGACAACATCACCCTGACCGTCCATGAAGGCACCAGCGTGGCCATCGTCGGCGCCTCCGGTTCCGGCAAGACCACCCTGCTCGGCCTGCTGGCTGGGCTGGACCTGCCCAGCCGCGGCCGCATCAGCCTGGCCGGGCACGATCTGGGAAACCTTGACGAGGAAACACGCGCCCAGCTGCGCGCGCGCGCGGTCGGCTTCGTGTTCCAGAGCTTCCACCTGCTGCCCGCGCTGACCGCCGCCGAGAACGTGGCGCTGCCGCTGGAACTGGCCGGGCGCGAGGACCGCGTACGGGTCGAAGAGGTGCTGGCCCAGGTCGGCCTGTCCCACCGCGCCCGCCACTACCCGCGCCAGTTGTCCGGCGGTGAACAGCAACGCGTGGCACTGGCGCGTGCCTTCGTCACCCGCCCACGCATCCTGTTTGCCGACGAACCGACCGGCTCGCTGGACCATGCCACCGGCCAGCACATCAGCGACCTGTTGTTCGAGTTGAACGCCGGCAGCGGCACCACCCTGGTGCTGGTCACCCACGACCTGCGCCTGGCCCAGCGCTGCCAGTACATCCACCGCATCGACGACGGCCGCCTGCTGCCGGTCGAGCGCGGGGCCCAGGCATGA
- a CDS encoding TonB-dependent hemoglobin/transferrin/lactoferrin family receptor — translation MALPLSAHAAAAASAAPDAREFDRVQVTATRTERAVSDVAATVDVIDREQMERHLVQDIKDLLRYEPGLSVNRSAARFGLGSIRIRGLDGNRVRVQTDGIAMPTSFNIGSFSNANRNFTDLDTLKRVEIVRGPASSLYGSDALGGVVAFVTKDPADYLKDGKDSYVGLKFGYDGEWKGLLGGVTTAFGGEHWSGMVNINHRQGQETDNKGDVRSNDNTRTAPNPQDRDGRSGLAKLVYAPSEDQRFRLTVEGNEDKTETNVLSSIDHTTTTGMKARDKQNRTRVSFAHEMDALDKAFADSLHWQVYTQHSETTQVTDEDRANRSRRHREFNFDQRVYGLQAQFNKAFSTGSVEHALTYGFEGARTEIRQKRDGFQVLANGQTSTTILPDAFPVRDFPISKTTELGLYAQDEMRMAGGKLSLVPGVRVDRYELKPEVDSIFAEDNPGVPVAKLTKTSVSPKLGMVYRFTDEWSLFAGYSHGFRSPPYNDVNLGFTNFAFGYTAIPNPDLKPETSDGMELGLRFLSPAAYVSVSGYYNEYKDFIESQSLVGTNAQGLMVFQSRNIADARIYGAELKAGVDFGQISPALQGWALRSAVAWSRGDNKTEDTPLDSVDPLRGTVGLMYDTDTWGVELAGTFVKRKDRVASATVYRPAGYGVADLMAHWNFAPGATFNVGVFNLGDKRYIDWSNVGSTLSPTSRVLDRYTSPGRTFSASLAVSW, via the coding sequence ATGGCCCTGCCGCTGTCCGCCCACGCCGCTGCCGCTGCCAGCGCCGCGCCCGATGCACGCGAGTTTGATCGCGTGCAGGTCACTGCCACGCGCACCGAACGTGCGGTGAGCGACGTGGCCGCAACGGTCGATGTGATCGATCGCGAGCAGATGGAACGGCACCTGGTACAGGACATCAAGGACCTGCTGCGCTATGAGCCGGGCCTGTCGGTGAACCGCAGCGCCGCGCGCTTCGGCCTGGGCAGCATCCGCATCCGTGGCCTGGACGGCAACCGCGTGCGCGTGCAGACCGACGGCATCGCGATGCCGACCAGCTTCAACATCGGTTCGTTCTCCAATGCCAACCGCAACTTCACCGATCTGGACACGCTCAAGCGTGTGGAGATCGTGCGTGGCCCGGCCAGCTCGCTGTATGGCTCGGACGCACTGGGCGGTGTCGTCGCCTTCGTCACCAAGGATCCGGCCGACTACCTGAAGGACGGCAAGGACAGCTACGTCGGCCTGAAGTTCGGCTACGACGGCGAATGGAAGGGCCTGCTCGGCGGTGTCACCACCGCGTTCGGCGGCGAACACTGGAGCGGCATGGTCAACATCAACCACCGCCAGGGCCAGGAAACCGACAACAAGGGTGACGTGCGCAGCAACGACAACACCCGCACCGCCCCCAACCCGCAGGACCGCGACGGTCGCAGCGGCCTGGCCAAGCTGGTCTATGCGCCGAGCGAGGATCAGCGTTTCCGCCTGACCGTGGAAGGCAACGAAGACAAGACCGAGACCAACGTGCTGTCTTCGATCGACCACACCACCACCACCGGCATGAAGGCGCGCGACAAGCAGAACCGCACCCGCGTGTCGTTCGCGCATGAAATGGATGCGCTGGACAAGGCCTTCGCCGACAGCCTGCACTGGCAGGTCTACACCCAGCACAGCGAAACCACCCAGGTTACCGACGAGGACCGCGCCAACCGCAGCCGTCGCCACCGCGAGTTCAATTTCGACCAGCGCGTGTACGGCCTGCAGGCACAGTTCAACAAGGCCTTCAGCACCGGCAGCGTCGAGCACGCGCTGACCTATGGCTTCGAGGGTGCGCGCACCGAGATCCGCCAGAAGCGCGATGGTTTCCAGGTCCTGGCCAACGGCCAGACCAGCACCACCATCCTGCCCGACGCGTTCCCGGTTCGCGATTTCCCGATCAGCAAGACCACCGAGCTTGGCCTGTACGCACAGGATGAAATGCGCATGGCCGGCGGCAAGCTGTCGCTGGTGCCGGGCGTGCGCGTGGACCGCTACGAGCTGAAGCCGGAGGTGGACAGCATCTTTGCCGAGGACAATCCTGGTGTGCCGGTGGCCAAGCTGACCAAGACCAGCGTTTCGCCGAAGCTCGGCATGGTCTATCGCTTCACCGACGAATGGTCGCTGTTTGCCGGCTATTCGCATGGCTTCCGCTCGCCGCCGTACAACGACGTCAACCTGGGCTTCACCAACTTCGCCTTCGGTTACACCGCCATTCCCAATCCGGACCTGAAGCCGGAAACCAGTGATGGCATGGAGCTGGGCCTGCGCTTCCTGTCGCCGGCCGCCTACGTCAGCGTCAGCGGCTACTACAACGAGTACAAGGACTTCATCGAGTCGCAGTCGCTGGTGGGTACCAACGCACAGGGCCTGATGGTGTTCCAGTCGCGCAACATCGCCGACGCACGCATCTACGGAGCCGAACTGAAGGCCGGCGTCGACTTCGGCCAGATCAGCCCGGCGCTGCAGGGCTGGGCGCTGCGCAGTGCGGTGGCCTGGTCGCGCGGCGACAACAAGACCGAGGACACCCCGCTGGATTCGGTTGATCCCCTGCGTGGCACCGTCGGCCTGATGTACGACACCGATACCTGGGGCGTGGAACTGGCCGGCACGTTCGTCAAGCGCAAGGACCGCGTCGCTTCGGCCACGGTGTACCGCCCGGCCGGCTACGGTGTGGCCGACCTGATGGCGCACTGGAACTTCGCCCCCGGTGCGACCTTCAACGTAGGCGTGTTCAACCTGGGCGACAAACGCTACATCGATTGGTCCAACGTGGGTTCGACGCTGTCGCCGACCAGCCGCGTGCTGGATCGCTACACCAGCCCGGGCCGTACCTTCTCCGCCAGCCTTGCCGTTTCCTGGTGA
- a CDS encoding DUF6607 family protein yields the protein MKLQTACALLLLAASGAASAQPSDIARDHDSILAMQGEYTVDFAFDETVLLKPGYERAPAMRSGGNEVVIVVEDTPRRIVLQHLLLDEKSGHITKHWRQDWVYEAPNRFEFSADQTWQVRSIPAAVNQGAWTQCVYEVSDAPRYCGTGRWTYTNNVPSWTSDLSWRPLPRREYTKRSDYNALAVVNRHTLTPNGWTHEQFNTKVQRNADGSQVEIAREFGFNDYVKTTEIDFTPARNYWKATAGYWAKVRQRWDGFLGQAPGVHLKTKIDGMAMIIPLFTQAEEIQAGKKVKDTQIDEVFAKYVEKAPKEG from the coding sequence ATGAAGCTCCAGACAGCCTGCGCCTTGCTGCTGCTCGCCGCCAGCGGCGCGGCCAGCGCGCAGCCCTCCGACATCGCCCGCGACCACGACAGCATCCTGGCCATGCAGGGCGAATACACCGTGGATTTCGCCTTCGACGAAACCGTGCTGCTGAAGCCGGGCTATGAGCGTGCGCCGGCGATGCGCAGCGGTGGCAACGAAGTGGTCATCGTGGTCGAGGACACCCCCAGGCGCATCGTGCTGCAGCACCTGCTGCTGGACGAGAAGAGCGGCCACATCACCAAGCATTGGCGCCAGGACTGGGTGTACGAAGCGCCCAACCGTTTCGAATTCAGTGCCGACCAGACCTGGCAGGTGCGCAGCATTCCGGCGGCGGTGAACCAGGGCGCCTGGACCCAGTGCGTGTATGAAGTGAGCGATGCACCGCGCTACTGCGGCACCGGCAGATGGACCTATACCAACAACGTGCCGAGCTGGACCAGCGACCTGAGCTGGCGTCCGCTGCCGCGTCGTGAGTACACCAAGCGCAGCGACTACAACGCGCTGGCCGTGGTCAACCGCCACACCCTGACCCCGAACGGCTGGACCCACGAGCAGTTCAACACCAAGGTGCAGCGCAATGCCGACGGCAGCCAGGTGGAGATCGCCCGCGAGTTCGGCTTCAACGACTACGTGAAGACCACCGAGATCGACTTCACCCCGGCGCGCAACTACTGGAAGGCGACCGCCGGGTACTGGGCCAAGGTGCGCCAGCGCTGGGACGGGTTCCTCGGCCAGGCTCCGGGCGTGCACCTGAAGACCAAGATCGATGGCATGGCGATGATCATTCCGCTGTTCACCCAGGCCGAAGAGATCCAGGCCGGCAAGAAGGTGAAGGACACGCAGATCGACGAAGTGTTCGCCAAGTACGTGGAAAAGGCACCGAAGGAAGGTTGA
- a CDS encoding aldo/keto reductase — translation MQYRRLGSTGLPISALSFGAWVTFGDQIPRDEARNLVAAAWDHGVNFFDNAEGYANGRAEQVMGDVISDLRLPRDGFCVSSKVFFGSAKDPRPTQRGLSRKHVTDACHAALKRLQVDYLDLYYCHRPDPDAPIAETVHAMDTLVRQGKILYWGTSEWSVAQIQQALDIAEVHNLQGPSMEQPQYNLLHRERVEVEYAPLYARAGLGTTIFSPLASGLLTGKYDQGIPADARLGREGMGWLQDLVLGADAETRLGQVRRFSEAARALGQAPATLAIAWCLRNPNVSSVILGASRVSQLLQNLQALDVLEQVDAAGWAEVEAVFA, via the coding sequence ATGCAATACCGTCGCCTCGGCTCCACCGGCCTGCCGATTTCCGCCCTGTCCTTTGGCGCCTGGGTGACCTTCGGTGACCAGATTCCGCGTGACGAGGCCCGCAACCTGGTGGCCGCCGCCTGGGATCATGGCGTCAACTTCTTCGACAATGCCGAGGGCTACGCCAACGGCCGCGCCGAACAGGTGATGGGCGACGTGATCAGCGACCTGCGCCTGCCGCGCGACGGCTTCTGCGTGTCCAGCAAGGTGTTCTTCGGCAGCGCCAAGGACCCGCGACCGACCCAGCGCGGGCTGTCGCGCAAGCACGTGACCGACGCCTGCCATGCCGCGCTCAAGCGCCTCCAGGTGGACTACCTGGACCTTTATTACTGCCATCGCCCGGACCCGGACGCACCAATCGCCGAGACCGTGCATGCGATGGATACGCTGGTGCGCCAGGGCAAGATCCTTTACTGGGGTACCTCCGAATGGTCGGTGGCGCAGATCCAGCAGGCGCTGGACATCGCTGAAGTGCACAACCTGCAGGGACCGTCGATGGAGCAGCCGCAGTACAACCTGCTGCACCGCGAGCGGGTGGAGGTCGAGTATGCGCCGCTGTACGCCCGCGCCGGCCTGGGCACCACCATCTTCTCGCCGCTGGCCTCGGGCCTGTTGACCGGCAAGTATGACCAGGGCATTCCGGCTGATGCACGACTTGGGCGCGAGGGCATGGGCTGGCTGCAGGACCTGGTCCTGGGTGCCGACGCCGAGACCCGCCTGGGCCAGGTGCGCCGTTTCAGCGAGGCGGCGCGCGCGCTGGGCCAGGCCCCGGCCACGCTGGCCATCGCCTGGTGCCTGCGCAACCCGAATGTATCCAGCGTGATCCTCGGCGCCAGCCGGGTCAGCCAGCTGCTGCAGAACCTGCAGGCGCTGGACGTGCTGGAGCAGGTTGACGCAGCCGGCTGGGCCGAGGTCGAAGCCGTCTTCGCCTGA